The following coding sequences lie in one Gemmatimonadota bacterium genomic window:
- a CDS encoding polyprenyl synthetase family protein encodes MLDQIFAPIQYQIARFETRLEEIMTASDVGGIQEMAYHVVKNRGRRFRPALAFLTAQAVGECSDAVIDAAVGVEIIQTASLIHDDVIDNAETRRGADVLHLKWGNRAAILMGDFLFAKSMQVLVGLNSLQVMNATTHAIQRVVEGEILEGEISSSGEAALYFRMINQKTASLLALACELGAILGKGSPTQIARMASFGSEIGVAFQITDDVLDLMGNTNNMGKPTGNDLREKKLTLPLIRALANCKNGEADHIRNKVLNGVETGSDWREIKRFVRRYRGVEAAREEARSYAQSALKNLNALHTSSARDALALAVQHVVERDQ; translated from the coding sequence CCCATCCAATATCAGATCGCACGCTTTGAAACCCGTCTCGAAGAAATTATGACGGCCTCTGATGTCGGGGGCATACAAGAAATGGCCTATCACGTTGTTAAAAACAGGGGCAGGCGTTTTCGACCTGCCCTTGCATTCTTAACAGCGCAAGCCGTGGGCGAGTGTTCAGACGCGGTAATCGATGCTGCTGTAGGCGTTGAAATTATACAAACGGCATCGCTCATTCACGACGACGTGATCGACAACGCAGAAACGCGCCGGGGAGCCGATGTCCTGCATCTGAAATGGGGCAACCGCGCAGCCATTTTGATGGGCGATTTTCTCTTTGCCAAATCAATGCAAGTGCTCGTTGGCCTCAACTCTCTACAAGTCATGAACGCCACGACCCACGCAATTCAGCGCGTCGTTGAAGGAGAAATTCTCGAAGGCGAAATATCTTCTTCGGGTGAAGCCGCGCTCTATTTCCGCATGATCAACCAAAAAACCGCATCTCTGCTCGCGCTGGCTTGCGAATTAGGTGCTATTTTGGGAAAAGGGTCGCCCACCCAGATCGCTCGCATGGCGTCTTTCGGCAGTGAAATAGGCGTCGCCTTCCAGATTACCGACGACGTCCTCGACCTGATGGGCAACACAAACAACATGGGCAAGCCCACGGGAAACGACCTTCGAGAAAAAAAATTGACCTTGCCCTTAATTCGGGCACTGGCAAACTGCAAAAACGGCGAAGCTGACCACATTCGCAACAAAGTACTCAACGGCGTGGAAACCGGCAGCGACTGGCGAGAAATCAAACGCTTTGTCCGGCGCTATCGAGGCGTAGAAGCCGCGCGAGAAGAAGCGCGCTCTTATGCCCAATCCGCCCTCAAAAACCTGAATGCGCTACACACCTCCAGCGCGCGAGACGCGCTCGCATTGGCGGTTCAACACGTCGTTGAACGCGACCAGTAA